A genome region from Nocardia sp. NBC_00565 includes the following:
- a CDS encoding AAA family ATPase, with the protein MLVTSTDGVSGASLAKEAAAPAPSTLERDVQTLEKAIYEVKRVIVGQDRLVERLLVGVLARGHVLLEGVPGIAKTLAVETFARVVGGSFSRVQFTPDLVPTDLIGTRIYRQGREEFDTELGPVVANFVLADEINRAPAKVQSALLEVMAERHVSIGGKTYPMPDPFLVMATQNPIESEGVYPLPEAQRDRFLFKVVVDYPSVEEEREIIYRMGVTPPEAKPILDPAELIRLQKVAANTFVHHALVDYVVRVIVATRRPADFGMQDVASWIAYGASPRASLGIIAAARAVALIRGRDYVVPQDVVEVIPDVLRHRLVLSYDALADEISPDDVIKRVLQTVGLPQVAPQAVAPGAAAAPAPAAAAMGPHGAPQIPQPPAPPQDAVPQPPVAQMSPASGNNQPK; encoded by the coding sequence ATGTTGGTGACTTCGACGGACGGTGTGAGCGGGGCAAGTTTGGCGAAAGAGGCCGCTGCTCCCGCACCCAGCACCCTGGAGCGTGACGTCCAGACCCTCGAGAAGGCGATATACGAGGTCAAGCGCGTTATCGTCGGCCAGGATCGGCTCGTCGAACGGCTGCTCGTCGGGGTGCTGGCACGCGGTCACGTACTGCTCGAGGGTGTCCCGGGTATCGCCAAAACCCTTGCGGTCGAGACCTTTGCCAGGGTCGTCGGCGGTTCGTTCTCGCGCGTCCAGTTCACCCCCGACCTGGTGCCCACCGACCTCATCGGTACCCGGATCTACCGTCAGGGCCGGGAAGAATTCGATACCGAACTCGGCCCGGTGGTCGCGAACTTCGTACTCGCCGACGAGATCAACCGCGCGCCGGCCAAGGTGCAGTCCGCGCTGCTCGAGGTGATGGCCGAGCGGCACGTGTCGATCGGTGGCAAGACCTACCCGATGCCCGATCCGTTCCTGGTCATGGCGACGCAGAATCCGATCGAGAGCGAGGGCGTGTACCCGCTGCCCGAGGCGCAGCGCGACCGCTTTCTGTTCAAGGTCGTCGTCGACTACCCGTCGGTGGAGGAAGAGCGCGAGATCATCTACCGGATGGGTGTGACTCCGCCGGAGGCCAAGCCGATCCTGGATCCCGCCGAGCTGATCCGGCTGCAGAAGGTGGCGGCGAATACGTTCGTGCACCATGCGCTGGTCGACTACGTGGTCCGGGTGATCGTGGCGACCCGTAGGCCCGCCGACTTCGGCATGCAGGATGTGGCCAGCTGGATCGCCTACGGCGCCTCACCGCGCGCCAGCCTCGGCATCATCGCCGCGGCCCGCGCGGTCGCGCTGATCCGCGGTCGCGATTATGTGGTGCCGCAGGATGTCGTCGAGGTGATTCCGGATGTGCTGCGCCACCGTCTGGTGCTGTCCTACGACGCGCTCGCCGATGAGATCAGCCCGGACGATGTGATCAAGCGCGTGCTGCAGACGGTCGGGCTGCCGCAGGTCGCGCCGCAGGCCGTGGCGCCGGGCGCTGCCGCCGCGCCCGCTCCGGCCGCCGCAGCCATGGGTCCGCACGGCGCGCCGCAGATTCCGCAGCCGCCCGCACCTCCTCAGGATGCGGTGCCGCAGCCGCCGGTCGCGCAGATGTCTCCCGCTTCCGGCAATAACCAGCCGAAGTGA